The sequence below is a genomic window from Haloferax mediterranei ATCC 33500.
GTGCGGCAAGCGCCACGGCACCTGCGCCCTCGACGAGCGTCTTCGAGCGTTCGAGGAGGTACGTGAGCGCGACCGCGATTTCCTCGTCGGAGACGGTGACGACCTCGTCGACGTGCTCTTGGATGACCTCGAACGTCTTGCCCCCGATTTGACGGACTGCGATACCGTCCGCGATGGTGTCGGCTTCGTCGAGCGTCTGAATCGACCCTTTGTCGAGCGAGTCGGCGGCACTCGACGCCTCTTCGGCCTGCACGCCGATGACACGCACGTCCGGGTGTTGTTCCTTGATGGCCGTTGCGATACCGGAGATGAGACCGCCGCCGCCGATGGGGACAACGACCGTGTCGAGGTCGGGACAGTCTTCGAGGATTTCGAGTCCGATGGTCCCCTGTCCGGCCATCACGTACTCGTCGTCGAAGGCGTGGACGTACGTTCGTCCTTCTTCCTCCTCGATTTCGTGAGCCTTCGCTTGGGCCTCGTCGTAGTCGGTACCGTGGAGAACGACGTTACCGCCGTACCGCTCCGTGGCTTTCACCTTCGAGATTGGCGCGTGCTCGGGCATCACGATTTTCGAATCGACGCCCGCGCGCGTCGCCGCGAGTGCGACCCCCTGTGCATGGTTTCCAGCGCTTGCGGTCACCACACCTGCGTCCTTTTCTTCCTCGGAAAGCGTCGTGATGCGGTTCGTCGCACCGCGAATCTTGAACGACCCCGTCCGCTGTGAGTTTTCGAGTTTGAGGTGCACTTCGGCACCTGTGATGTCGGAAAATGTGTGGGAGTACTCAAGAGATGTCCACCGAGCAACAGTTTCGACGCGTTCGCGAGCGGCGTGAATATCGGCGAGAGAGAGCATGGTCGGAAATCGATGGGGTTGGTGTTTAATCGTTCGGGATTTGCTTGCTTCGGTCTCGTGATGTCACTCCGCACAGTCTCCATCGGGGTGGCTCTCGTGACGACGTTGGCGACAGAGCGCAACCGCTGTCGACGTAGGAAAGGGGGAAAGGGGGAATGCACGCGTGTGACGTGCATGTTGTCTACTGACCTGTGAGTATATAAACGTCCCCCACCCGGAGTGAAAGTAAAATCGCAAGACGGCGGCGACATGAGGAATGCGTCTGACGCTCGTCATTCGTATGTCGTCCCCATCACGTCGGCGACGCACGATGCGATACCCACCGCGATGTGTGGGTGGTGCTGTCGTAGTCGAGATGCGGACGTCAGAGCCGTACAACACCTCCGACACTCGAACTCCGCGTCGGACAAAGCAACCGAGAGAGAACCCATAACCGTCCAAAGACGACGACTCGCGGAGTGTCAGGTACTGGACGCGCCGCTCTTCAGTAGTACCTGAAAAAGAGTCCGTGCCCCGTTGTCCAGCCTTGTTACCGCTCGTCGAGCGTCGGGAAGTCGAGGTCTTTGTCCCCGGTGTACCGAGCGCGCGGGCGGATGAGCCGGTTGTCGTCGTACTGTTCGAGGATGTGCGCAATCCATCCGCCGCTACGCGAGACGGCGAAGATGGGTGTGTAAAGGTCGATGGGGATATCCATCTGGTAGTACGTCGATGCGGAGTAGAAGTCCACGTTCGGTGCGAGACCCTTCTCCTCGCTGATGTACTCCTCGATTGCGACCGACATCTCGTACCACTTCATGTCGCCTGCGGCCTCGCCGAGTGCCTCGGACTTCTGGCCGAGAATCTTCGCGCGGGGGTCCTTGACGTTGTAGACGCGGTGGCCGAATCCGGCGACGCGCTCGCCGCGGTCGAGTGCGTCTTCGACCCAGTCGACGGGGTCCATGTCGCTGTCGTCGACATCCTTGAGCATCCGCATGACGTTCGCGTTCGCGCCGCCGTGAAGCGACCCGGAGAGCGTCCCGATTGCGGACGTGACCGCGCTGTACATGTCCGAGAGGGTGGACGACGTGACCATCGCGGAGAACGTCGACGCGTTTAGTCCGTGGTCGGCGTGTAGCACGAGCGCCATGTCGAACGTCTCCGCCAGCACCTCGTTCGGCTCTTCGCCGTTGAGCATGTAGAGGAAATTCGCGGCGTGATTCAGGTCGTCGTTCGGCGCGACGTAGTCGTCACCGCGCCGGAACCGAGCGTAGGCCGCGAGCACCGACGGCATCTTCGCCGTGATGCGCTTTGCTTTCTCGAGGTTGACCTCGCGGTCGGTCACGTCCTCGAAGTCGGCGTTTTCGTCGTACGCCGACATCGCGGAAACGAGCGTTCGAAGCGCAGCCATCGGCGATTCGTCCTGTTCGGCGAGTTCGCGTGCCACGTCGAGGATTCCGTCGCCGATGTCGCGGTGGGCTGCCAGTTCGTCGGAGAACTCGTCGAGTTGCGTACGATTCGGAAGTTCGCCGTGCCACAGGAGGTACAACACTTCCTCGTAGCTCGCATCGCGAGCGAGGTCTTCGATATCGTAGCCCCGATAGATAAGTTGTCCCGCGTCGCCGTCGATGAAGCTCAGTTCCGATTCGGTGACCAGCACACCTTCCAGCCCCCGCTTCAGTTCGCCTGACATACCCAAAGGGTTGCTTACCATATCAAAAAAGCGTTATCGTTTTACCCCATATGTTATCGACCGTCATACACATACCATAGTAGCGCTGTCTGGCGATTTTGAACATCCACCGAGCCTAAACCACTGTTCGACAATTGTCGTCATTTCGATCCACTTATACCAGACCGCGGTTGCGACCCGTTCGTGTTCATCCGCATTCGTTCGCAATTTGTCCGTGTTCGTCCGCTGTTTGTCCGTGTTCGTCCGCGGTTTGTCCGTGCTCGCCCGTAGTTTTGCGCGTTCAACCCACCCGCGGGGTCATATAGCTGGGAACCGTAGCACAATTGAGAGACGGTGGCACCGATATTCCTGACAAACCTTTTGCCCTCACGTCGTGAAGGCGGGCGCATGAATCCGGAGGACATCGAGTACGAGCCCGTCAGCGTGAAGGCGGTCCTCGCCGAGATGAAAGACACTGCGGAGTTACTCATCGACCTCTCGTACTCGTCGGTCCTCCACGCGAACGACGAACTCGCGGCCGAGGTGCTCGACCTCGAAGAGCGGATGGACATCCTGCAACTGCAGGCGCGTATGAGCCTGATGATGGCCGCGCGCAGCCCCGAAGACGCCGAAGAACTCGCACCCGTCCTCGGGGTCGTCGGCGCGGCGGAGAAGATTTCCGACGCCGCGGGCGACATCGCGAAGGTCGTCATCGAGGATATCGGTCTTCCCGACGCCATCCGCGCCGCACTTCCGGAGGCCGTCGAGACGACGATTCGCTGCGAACTCACCGACGATTCACCCTACGCGGCACGAACTCTCGGCGATATCAACATGGAAACCGAGACGGGCGTCCGCGTCGTTGCCATCCACCGCGCTGGCGAGTGGGTGACGAACCCTGACTTCGAGACGACCCTCCATGCGGGCGACGTACTCCTCCTCCGCGGACGCGACGAAGGTCTCCAAACCGTTCACGAGGCCGCGACTGGTATCCAATACAACCCTCCTGACGTGGCAGAGCCGACGATAGAAGACCTCGAACGCGCCGTCGACACCATCGTCCTGATGAAGGACATGAGCGAACTCGCCGTCGACCTCGCCTATGGCGCGGTCCTGTTCGACAGTGAGGGCGTCGCCGAGGAGGTAGAAGAACTCGAAGCGGAGGTTGACGCGCTCAAGTCACGGTTCGAAGCGTGGACGCTCCGCGCGGCGAGCCGCGTCGAAGACCCCGTTTCGCTCCGCGGTCTCGTCCAACTCGCGAGCGCGACGGAGATAATAAGCGACGCCGCTCTCGAAATCGCCGAGGGCGTCCTCCGCGGCATCGACGCACACCCCGTCGTCGCCGCCGCCGTCAAGGAATCAGACGAAGTCATCATCCGCCTGCGAGTCGCCCCCCAGAGCACCCTCGCGGAGGCGACGCTCGGCGACCGTCGCGTCAAGACCGAAACCGGGATGCGAGTCATCGCAGTCCGCCGCGCTGGCGGCCGACGGTGGGTCGTCTCTCCGGGGTCGGAAACACGTCTCCACGGCGGCGACCTCATCATCGCCAAGGGAACGCGCGCCGGGGCCGAACGGCTGGGCGAACTCCTCGGTGACGAACGTGAGTTCGACGAGTAACCTACGAGATTGCGTCTGAACTGCCGAATTAGACCGTCCGACTCAGTCGATACGCCGAGATGAGCGTCAGCACCGTCGCGACGAGGAGCGCGGTCGCAGATGCGAGGACGAACGCGAGGATGAGGAACCAGCCTTCCGGACCGAGAACGGGGTACTCGCGGGTTCCGGCAAACGGACCGAACAGTTCGAGGACCCGAAAGAGGTAGGCAGTAGCGGCCAACGCGAGGCCTGCGAGCGCACCGATAGCGGCGTTTCGCGGCACGTCGAGTGCCTGTACGAGTCCCCCCGCCGGCGGTCGCTCGGGAACGTCGTCTGTCACAACCGCCAGTTACGACCGCGAGACCAAAGCGGCACCGCTTTTTCCCACCGAGTATTGCCGGACCGAACCCCTAAAGGGAAATGGCTCCGAGTTTCGCGTTATGATTACCTTGGGAACGGCGAGCGCGGCCCCCGGGGAGATGGACATTGGCCGCCTCGAGGTGGGTGAGTCCCGCGACGGCGGGACTGTCGGCCTGCCCGTCGCCGTCATCAACGGTGCGTCTCCCGGAAAGACGCTCTATATGCAGGCCGCCTCGGACGGTGACGAACTCAACGGCGTCGGTGTCATCCAGCGCGTCGTTCCGCAGCTCGACCCCGCCGATATTTCCGGCACGATTCTCATCGTCGGCATCGTCAACTACCACGCCTTCCAGGTGGCACAGCACCGAAACCCCATCGACGACACGAAGATGAACCGTGCGTACCCGGGCGACGAACGCGGGACATCCTCGGAGCGAATCGCCGCCGCGACGTTCGACGCCGCCCGGCGAGCGGACCTCATCTTGGACCTCCACCAGGGGTCGACGAGCCAGATGATAAACGAGGTTCGCGTCCGCTGTGGTCGCCACCACCGGATGCACGCGAAGTGCCTCCGACTCGCCAAGACCTTCGGGTGCGGCTACGTGCTCGACCAGAAGGGACCGGACGGCCAACTCGCCCGCGCCGGCCCGGACGCCGGGATTCCGACCATCGACCCCGAACTCGGCGGGTGCGTCGGCTGGGACGAAGAGAGCATCCAGAAGGGCGTCCAAGGCGTTCACAACGTCCTCCGCGGCTACGGCTTCGTCGACGGCGACGTCGAACTCGAAGCCCAGACCCGCGCCCGGGGCTTCGACCAGTACGGGTCGCCCGTCGGCGGTCTCGTCCGGTTCAAGCGCGACCTCGGCGAGCGAGTTTCGACCGGGGACGTGGTCTTCGAAGTGACTGACGTGTTCGGCTCGCTCAAAGCCCGCGTCACCGCCGACCACGACGGTATCTTCTGGCGCGCTCGCCGACTCCCGCAGGTCGCCTCCGGCGAATACGTCTGTTCTGTCGGTATCGACCTCGATACGTACTGAAGTCCATCATGACTGCCCCCTCTCAATTCCCATCCCGAACACTATGACCGCCCCCTCCAATCTTCCGTCCCGGCTTCGACTCGCGTGTGATTCGTGCGGTTCGACCTTCGATGAGTGGCGCTGGCGGTGTTCCTGCGGCGCACCGCTCGACTTCGATTCTACCCCGACCCCCACGTCTCCGACGCCCGACGACGCCGACCTCGACTACCGTCGCGGTCTCTGGGCGTTCGACGACTTTCTCCCGCCGACTCCACAGGCCACTCTCGGCGAGGGGATGACTCCGCTCGTGGACGCCTCGGAGTGGGAAGCCTCGTTCAAACTGGAGTACGTCTTCCCCACCGGGTCGTTCAAGGACCGCGGCGCGACGACGACTCTCTCCGTCGCGTCGGAACTCGGCGTCGAGCGAATCGTCGAAGATTCCTCGGGCAATGCGGGGGCCGCCATCGCAACCTACGCCGCCCGCGCCGGTATCGACGCGGAGATTTACGTTCCCGCGTCGGTCAAGCCCGCAAAAGTCCGTGCCATCGAACGCGCCGGGGCGAAGCCGGTTCGAATCGAAGGTACTCGACAGGACGTAACCGACGCCTGCGTCGAGGCAGTCGAAGAGGGCAATGCGTGGTATGCAAGTCACGCGTGGAACCCGGCATTCTTCGCGGGGACGGCAACTGTCGCCTACGAAATCGCCGCCCAGCGGGACTGGACAGCACCCGACGCTGTCGTCACGCCACTGGGCCACGGGACGCTCTTTCTCGGGGCGTATCGCGGCTTCCGCGACCTCTACGAGGCCGGCTGGATTGACCGGATTCCCGAACTATACGGCGCGCAGGCCGCAGGATACTCCCCTATTGCCGACGCTCGGCACCACACGACCACCGAGACGAACGACGTGGCCGACGGCATCCAGATTCGGAACCCCGTCCGCGAAACGGAGATTCACGAGGCGCTCGACGAGACGGGCGGCGACGCAATCGCGCTCTCGGCCGATGCGGTCGAAGACGAACTCGACAGACTCCACCGTCACGGATTCTACACCGAACCGACGTGCGCCGTCGCACCCGCGGCGCTCCGCGAACTCCGACTGTCGGGCGTCCTCACCATGGACGACGACGTGGTTGTGCCGCTGACGGGGAGCGGACTCAAGTCTTAACGTTCGAACTCACGTCTCGACGTCGACAAATACCGTTCTAAAATTCGGAACTACTCGCTACGCGCGGGTCTCGCCCGCGGTCTCGGTTTCAGCCTGTACCTTGCAGGTGTTGATGCCGAGTGCCTTGTTCATCGGACACTTTTGCGTCACGGCGGTCGCCGCGAGCACTGCACCGACGAGCAGCGCCGCACCCGCGACGACGAGTCCGAGCGTGCCTGTCATTGCCGGTACGACTCCCGCGAGGGCCGCAGCACCGACGATGATGAGCACCGGTCCGAGGATGGCGCGTACGATACGGTCGTAGCCGCCAACGTTCATTTCCATGGTTGATTCACCATGTATGTCTATGACACGCACGGGTAAATCAGTTACAGGACATTCTCAGCAGTGAGGAGCCGTGAGTGTCGAGGTACCGGATGTGTTGATGGGCAGTTATTTTCCTCCGCCAGTGCTATCGTTGGTATGTCCCGTCTCGCGTTCCTCCTCCCCAACGAAGACGACGTACTCGGCCGGTTTCTCGCCCTCACGCTCGTCGTCTATCTCGTCACGACCGGATTCGAAGACGTCGCTGTGCTGTTTTCCGCGATGGTCATCGCGCTCGCCATCTGGACTGTCGCGGTTACGATTCAGGGGTTCAAG
It includes:
- a CDS encoding succinylglutamate desuccinylase/aspartoacylase family protein, whose protein sequence is MITLGTASAAPGEMDIGRLEVGESRDGGTVGLPVAVINGASPGKTLYMQAASDGDELNGVGVIQRVVPQLDPADISGTILIVGIVNYHAFQVAQHRNPIDDTKMNRAYPGDERGTSSERIAAATFDAARRADLILDLHQGSTSQMINEVRVRCGRHHRMHAKCLRLAKTFGCGYVLDQKGPDGQLARAGPDAGIPTIDPELGGCVGWDEESIQKGVQGVHNVLRGYGFVDGDVELEAQTRARGFDQYGSPVGGLVRFKRDLGERVSTGDVVFEVTDVFGSLKARVTADHDGIFWRARRLPQVASGEYVCSVGIDLDTY
- a CDS encoding YgaP family membrane protein, whose protein sequence is MEMNVGGYDRIVRAILGPVLIIVGAAALAGVVPAMTGTLGLVVAGAALLVGAVLAATAVTQKCPMNKALGINTCKVQAETETAGETRA
- the ilvA gene encoding threonine ammonia-lyase translates to MLSLADIHAARERVETVARWTSLEYSHTFSDITGAEVHLKLENSQRTGSFKIRGATNRITTLSEEEKDAGVVTASAGNHAQGVALAATRAGVDSKIVMPEHAPISKVKATERYGGNVVLHGTDYDEAQAKAHEIEEEEGRTYVHAFDDEYVMAGQGTIGLEILEDCPDLDTVVVPIGGGGLISGIATAIKEQHPDVRVIGVQAEEASSAADSLDKGSIQTLDEADTIADGIAVRQIGGKTFEVIQEHVDEVVTVSDEEIAVALTYLLERSKTLVEGAGAVALAALVFEKFDYEADEVIVPTLSGGNIDMNTLTTVLMRGLVETGRYLKVRTELKDRPGSLEQLIEIIAEKKANIYAVRHDRTSRKIALNATEVELDLEMRGSEHVEELLSALRDEGYEVEVLD
- a CDS encoding pyridoxal-phosphate dependent enzyme — encoded protein: MTAPSNLPSRLRLACDSCGSTFDEWRWRCSCGAPLDFDSTPTPTSPTPDDADLDYRRGLWAFDDFLPPTPQATLGEGMTPLVDASEWEASFKLEYVFPTGSFKDRGATTTLSVASELGVERIVEDSSGNAGAAIATYAARAGIDAEIYVPASVKPAKVRAIERAGAKPVRIEGTRQDVTDACVEAVEEGNAWYASHAWNPAFFAGTATVAYEIAAQRDWTAPDAVVTPLGHGTLFLGAYRGFRDLYEAGWIDRIPELYGAQAAGYSPIADARHHTTTETNDVADGIQIRNPVRETEIHEALDETGGDAIALSADAVEDELDRLHRHGFYTEPTCAVAPAALRELRLSGVLTMDDDVVVPLTGSGLKS
- a CDS encoding potassium channel family protein, which translates into the protein MNPEDIEYEPVSVKAVLAEMKDTAELLIDLSYSSVLHANDELAAEVLDLEERMDILQLQARMSLMMAARSPEDAEELAPVLGVVGAAEKISDAAGDIAKVVIEDIGLPDAIRAALPEAVETTIRCELTDDSPYAARTLGDINMETETGVRVVAIHRAGEWVTNPDFETTLHAGDVLLLRGRDEGLQTVHEAATGIQYNPPDVAEPTIEDLERAVDTIVLMKDMSELAVDLAYGAVLFDSEGVAEEVEELEAEVDALKSRFEAWTLRAASRVEDPVSLRGLVQLASATEIISDAALEIAEGVLRGIDAHPVVAAAVKESDEVIIRLRVAPQSTLAEATLGDRRVKTETGMRVIAVRRAGGRRWVVSPGSETRLHGGDLIIAKGTRAGAERLGELLGDEREFDE
- the citZ gene encoding citrate synthase, whose protein sequence is MSGELKRGLEGVLVTESELSFIDGDAGQLIYRGYDIEDLARDASYEEVLYLLWHGELPNRTQLDEFSDELAAHRDIGDGILDVARELAEQDESPMAALRTLVSAMSAYDENADFEDVTDREVNLEKAKRITAKMPSVLAAYARFRRGDDYVAPNDDLNHAANFLYMLNGEEPNEVLAETFDMALVLHADHGLNASTFSAMVTSSTLSDMYSAVTSAIGTLSGSLHGGANANVMRMLKDVDDSDMDPVDWVEDALDRGERVAGFGHRVYNVKDPRAKILGQKSEALGEAAGDMKWYEMSVAIEEYISEEKGLAPNVDFYSASTYYQMDIPIDLYTPIFAVSRSGGWIAHILEQYDDNRLIRPRARYTGDKDLDFPTLDER
- a CDS encoding DUF7536 family protein, which translates into the protein MTDDVPERPPAGGLVQALDVPRNAAIGALAGLALAATAYLFRVLELFGPFAGTREYPVLGPEGWFLILAFVLASATALLVATVLTLISAYRLSRTV